In Carcharodon carcharias isolate sCarCar2 chromosome 3, sCarCar2.pri, whole genome shotgun sequence, a single window of DNA contains:
- the LOC121275872 gene encoding transmembrane protein 14C-like: MAVDWLGFGYAALVASGGLLGYVKAGSVPSLAAGLFFGSAAGFGAYQITQDPKNIWLSLIASGALTGVMGMRFYNSGKFMPAGLVAGASILMLGRIGLKIFEKPHES; encoded by the coding sequence ATGGCGGTTGACTGGCTCGGGTTTGGATATGCGGCGCTGGTGGCGTCAGGAGGCCTGCTTGGTTATGTCAAAGCCGGTAGTGTGCCTTCTCTAGCAGCTGGTCTGTTCTTCGGGAGCGCAGCTGGGTTTGGTGCCTACCAGATCACTCAAGACCCAAAGAACATATGGTTGTCTCTGATTGCTTCAGGAGCACTGACTGGAGTAATGGGAATGAGATTTTACAATTCAGGAAAGTTCATGCCAGCTGGTTTAGTCGCAGGAGCAAGCATTCTAATGCTTGGAAGAATTGGTCTCAAAATATTTGAAAAACCCCATGAGTCATGA